One part of the Paraglaciecola sp. L3A3 genome encodes these proteins:
- a CDS encoding alpha-L-fucosidase, translating to MKKLAIAITAALLSSSVLAADKADKSMDDLWGDNSVIQKQISGERGAWFKEDKYSMFVHWGLYSMTGGEWNGKTYYGIAEWLMSPHMADIPKEEYKKLAAKFNPTDFDAKAWVKLAVDSGMKNIVITAKHHDGFAMYDSAASDYDVIDASPYKRDPMKELAEECQKAGIGLGFYYSQNQDWYEQGSARTSWTAEDQTNSFEDYFNNKVVPQVTELLSNYGPISTVWFDTPGQMSKAHSMRLVELTQQLQPNALINSRIGNGVGDFKTLGDHHISDINHTGLWETIDTTNSSWSYAWYDENWKTSKKIVESLITTVGRGGSYMLNVGPDGQGNIPQKAQQNLLAAGEWVKENGVAIYGADASPWGRIQPWGDISVKGNKLYLHVTEWPKEDEIYLSGLKNNVVSVELLNPIETGFFDGLFGDDNGVSYEKSNSGWTVFNLPKDQPKELSTTIVVELDGEPQVDDTIGIDPIQSTYLSSVFSKCNSGCKNGQSRWMEKFGEWKYAENIMNWDNTGKATWSVDVAKAGEYILDVEYSADDTVDFSEWYFTIGGKDYAMQAIDSGNRHNSKRQMGGRTLLRFHTATLALVDMPAGKQEIVVRPKSEVTGGGILLRSISFRPVK from the coding sequence ATGAAAAAATTAGCAATAGCCATTACCGCTGCACTACTGAGTTCAAGTGTTTTAGCTGCTGACAAAGCAGATAAATCTATGGATGATCTGTGGGGAGATAACAGTGTTATTCAAAAACAGATCTCTGGTGAGCGTGGTGCATGGTTTAAAGAAGATAAGTACTCCATGTTTGTTCATTGGGGGTTGTATTCAATGACAGGCGGTGAATGGAACGGTAAAACTTATTACGGTATTGCTGAGTGGTTAATGAGTCCACACATGGCTGATATTCCTAAAGAAGAATATAAAAAATTAGCAGCGAAGTTCAATCCAACAGATTTTGATGCCAAAGCTTGGGTTAAGCTAGCCGTTGATTCGGGCATGAAAAATATTGTTATTACCGCTAAACATCATGATGGTTTTGCCATGTATGACTCGGCAGCGAGTGATTATGATGTAATTGACGCATCACCATACAAACGTGATCCCATGAAAGAGCTGGCAGAAGAATGTCAAAAAGCGGGTATTGGTTTAGGTTTTTATTATTCACAAAACCAAGATTGGTACGAACAAGGTAGTGCTAGAACAAGCTGGACTGCAGAAGATCAAACTAATTCTTTTGAAGACTATTTTAATAATAAAGTTGTGCCCCAAGTGACTGAATTATTAAGCAACTATGGGCCTATCTCCACAGTATGGTTTGATACTCCTGGACAAATGTCTAAAGCACACTCTATGCGCTTAGTTGAGTTAACTCAACAGTTACAACCTAATGCCTTAATTAACAGCCGTATTGGTAACGGAGTAGGGGATTTTAAAACATTAGGTGATCATCACATTTCTGATATCAACCATACAGGTTTATGGGAAACAATCGACACAACTAACAGTTCTTGGTCATATGCTTGGTATGACGAAAACTGGAAAACCAGTAAAAAAATCGTTGAAAGCCTTATTACTACTGTGGGGCGTGGTGGTAGCTACATGTTAAATGTGGGCCCAGACGGGCAAGGTAACATTCCTCAGAAAGCCCAACAAAATTTATTAGCTGCCGGTGAGTGGGTAAAAGAAAATGGTGTCGCTATTTATGGTGCTGATGCATCACCATGGGGGCGTATCCAGCCTTGGGGTGATATTTCTGTTAAGGGCAACAAACTATATTTACATGTCACAGAATGGCCTAAAGAAGATGAAATTTATCTATCAGGTTTAAAAAATAATGTTGTGTCTGTTGAATTGTTAAACCCTATTGAAACTGGATTCTTTGACGGTTTGTTTGGTGATGATAACGGCGTGAGCTATGAAAAGTCGAATTCCGGCTGGACAGTGTTTAACTTGCCTAAAGACCAACCTAAAGAATTGTCTACTACCATAGTGGTCGAATTAGACGGCGAACCGCAAGTTGATGACACAATTGGTATTGACCCGATTCAAAGCACTTATTTGAGCTCAGTATTTTCTAAATGTAATTCAGGCTGTAAAAACGGCCAATCTCGTTGGATGGAAAAGTTTGGTGAGTGGAAATACGCTGAAAATATTATGAATTGGGACAATACAGGTAAGGCAACTTGGTCTGTAGATGTGGCAAAGGCCGGAGAGTATATATTAGACGTTGAATATTCGGCAGATGATACTGTTGATTTTAGTGAATGGTATTTCACTATAGGTGGTAAAGATTACGCCATGCAAGCTATTGATTCAGGGAATCGCCATAACTCAAAACGTCAAATGGGCGGCCGTACGTTATTGCGTTTCCATACTGCCACCTTAGCATTAGTTGACATGCCCGCTGGTAAACAAGAAATAGTTGTTCGACCTAAATCTGAAGTGACTGGCGGTGGGATTCTATTACGTTCTATTAGTTTTAGACCTGTAAAATAA
- a CDS encoding SEL1-like repeat protein, which translates to MKIISRALILTGTILLSAGLNARDLLLADHYFAEKKYELALKEYKLIADVGNPRAYYQLGVIHFNGFWVETNFLESLIWFSLAAEQDYKDSKQLVEKLFAQISVKQKEQVANIVADYLLNFGKTSVTDKFYPSINEINLGKKVVVVDNSDRFIGDLAGDEQDTAEEFDELAGFADSDDLGFSDQFNTAVDPLGISVGSSAASLNLPYFLIVDYDIETDGSRRNLVPVTSYGYIKDILYTISSTGVAEPTLEQQPVPFIGRSYQGSASYGKSLFRDKTPILYRRIRRLALQLQNQSTPIGKYQYAHTLMSYTWLNATDEKINQLLKESSEAGVIQAQLEYGLKLYRDQDDIKSAVKWILEAAKQTNTEAEYRLGKILLNSPWVIKDEKKAVMWLESAANKRHVAAIKDVVYLRLLADDQSLRNTKEAIRLLDGLTETQNRDPVYHYLRAVSHTKSETRQLSTAFKHMRTAISLANDLDWNTDEWQAWLQQWTEGVVTVQDL; encoded by the coding sequence ATGAAGATAATCTCCCGTGCCCTGATTTTGACTGGGACTATACTGCTGAGCGCAGGTCTTAATGCTAGAGATTTGTTATTGGCAGATCACTATTTTGCAGAGAAGAAATACGAATTAGCATTAAAAGAATATAAGTTGATAGCCGATGTCGGCAATCCACGAGCCTATTATCAATTAGGTGTCATTCATTTTAATGGCTTTTGGGTTGAAACAAATTTTTTAGAATCGTTAATCTGGTTTTCATTAGCAGCTGAACAAGATTATAAAGATTCAAAACAACTTGTCGAAAAACTGTTTGCGCAAATTTCAGTAAAACAAAAAGAACAAGTGGCTAATATTGTTGCTGACTATTTGCTTAATTTTGGTAAAACTTCAGTGACGGATAAATTTTATCCTAGTATTAATGAGATTAATCTAGGAAAAAAAGTTGTGGTTGTTGATAATAGTGATCGTTTTATTGGAGATTTAGCAGGCGACGAGCAGGACACTGCAGAAGAATTTGACGAGCTAGCAGGTTTTGCTGATTCAGACGATTTAGGGTTTTCAGATCAGTTTAATACTGCAGTCGATCCTCTTGGTATTAGTGTGGGATCGTCTGCAGCTTCGTTAAATCTTCCATACTTTTTAATCGTTGATTACGATATTGAAACTGATGGCTCCCGTCGAAATTTAGTTCCCGTTACTAGTTATGGTTACATAAAAGATATTCTTTATACTATTTCTAGTACAGGTGTAGCAGAGCCAACATTAGAACAGCAGCCGGTTCCTTTTATTGGTCGTTCTTATCAAGGTTCGGCTAGTTATGGAAAAAGCTTATTTAGAGATAAGACCCCCATACTTTATCGCCGAATTAGAAGGCTAGCACTGCAATTACAAAATCAATCGACGCCGATTGGTAAATACCAATATGCTCATACTTTGATGAGTTATACTTGGTTAAATGCGACTGATGAAAAAATAAATCAATTATTAAAAGAATCATCTGAAGCTGGCGTCATTCAGGCTCAACTTGAATATGGACTTAAATTATACCGAGATCAAGATGATATAAAATCAGCTGTTAAATGGATTTTAGAAGCGGCTAAACAAACCAATACTGAAGCTGAATATCGCTTAGGTAAAATATTGCTGAATAGTCCCTGGGTAATTAAAGACGAAAAGAAAGCAGTCATGTGGTTAGAGTCAGCGGCAAATAAAAGGCATGTTGCAGCGATAAAAGACGTCGTTTATTTAAGATTGTTAGCTGATGATCAGTCGTTAAGAAATACTAAAGAAGCGATTAGGCTTTTAGATGGATTAACTGAGACTCAAAATAGAGATCCTGTTTATCATTATTTACGGGCGGTATCGCATACTAAGTCTGAAACTCGCCAGTTAAGTACCGCATTTAAACATATGCGTACTGCTATCAGTTTAGCTAATGATCTAGATTGGAATACCGATGAGTGGCAAGCCTGGTTACAACAATGGACCGAAGGTGTAGTGACTGTTCAAGATTTGTAA
- a CDS encoding EAL domain-containing protein, with protein MKRFLKSLHSRLTILIFLVALPGLIALIYTSIVERDHAVRSALEQAIKTVDITTTFQTLLVTRTENFLKQLSTFKQVSNPNSAECSEFLAEVIQIKDVYSNIGVPRVDGELLCSAIPLSKPINVADRAYIQKAITTKRFAIGEFQLDRASNVLTINFAYPIIPENSTEMVGLAVAALSLDWWSKHLKQANLPENSVAYIIDHKQTILATFPTDPKLLGLSISEVQQNLKEYQSDSTTIKAFISSEKPLRVYVNKPLLADNESIIIRVGIPFEEKLTVINSRLLKMAVTLLSFIVLIYLVATWGIKKSVLTPLKVLLQSTKDLEKGKDIGNTPQHGSSELVDLQKHFSLMAKARLTAEKHLQDSQESLQESKRKLLEHIENTPLGCITWDKDFTCTNWNKSAERIFGYTPEEALGLHGSNLVMGSELRGEIQSIHQLLLNTTGSRKNTNENITKNENTIICEWHNTPIIDKDGSIIGVTSLVQDVTKNKQLKNELTLAASVFSQAQEGIIITNIKGIIIEVNESFSNITGYSREEIIGKNPNILKSGRQAAEFYQNLWQTINDIGHWSGEVWNKRKNGEVYAQYLNISSVHDDLGQIKNYVAIFSDISEIKDHQNQLEHMAHYDVLTNLPNRTLLTDRLNQALSQSKHNKNQVAIILLDLDGFKEVNDTHGHSVGDELLVIFAARLKDILRDCDTLARYGGDEFVAILSKLDNIEDLHPIVERMLKVASEQITLGTKVLKVSASIGITIYPFDKTNADQLIRHADQAMYVAKQKGKNCYHLFDIETEDAIKQRHTILQNITDALNKRQFVLYYQPKINMITGEIIGAEALIRWQHPSRGLLSPAEFLPFIENHYLTIDIGEWVIEESLKQLTKWQTLGLRLPISINIDALQIQQKDFAERLQQLLATYANVEPDCLQLEILETSELSNVTDVSEMMNSCVKLGVSFAIDDFGTGYSSLTYLRRLPAKLIKIDQTFIRDMLNNSEDKAIVIGIIALAKSFNRTVIAEGVETLAHGTELVALGCELAQGYGIAKPMSANEIPEWTNKWEENIEWQQLRNKST; from the coding sequence ATGAAACGTTTTTTAAAATCATTACATTCACGATTAACTATTCTTATTTTTTTGGTAGCATTGCCCGGATTAATAGCCCTGATATATACATCTATTGTAGAGCGTGACCACGCCGTTCGTTCAGCACTTGAACAAGCAATTAAAACCGTAGATATAACAACAACGTTTCAAACCTTGCTGGTAACCCGTACAGAAAACTTTTTAAAACAATTATCAACCTTTAAACAAGTAAGCAATCCTAATTCTGCAGAATGTAGTGAATTTCTAGCTGAAGTCATACAGATTAAAGATGTATATAGCAATATAGGTGTGCCACGAGTAGACGGAGAGCTGCTATGTAGCGCAATACCCCTAAGCAAGCCTATAAATGTTGCTGATCGTGCTTATATTCAAAAAGCTATTACAACAAAAAGGTTTGCTATCGGTGAATTTCAATTAGACCGAGCCAGCAATGTGCTTACTATTAATTTCGCCTATCCTATTATTCCTGAAAATAGTACTGAAATGGTGGGACTTGCCGTAGCAGCGCTATCTTTGGATTGGTGGAGTAAACACTTAAAACAAGCTAATTTACCTGAAAACTCTGTTGCTTATATTATCGACCATAAACAAACAATTCTTGCCACCTTTCCGACGGATCCCAAATTACTTGGTTTATCTATTTCCGAAGTACAACAAAATCTAAAGGAATATCAATCTGACTCTACAACCATTAAAGCTTTTATTAGTTCAGAGAAACCATTAAGAGTCTATGTTAATAAACCTTTGTTAGCAGATAATGAATCAATCATCATACGTGTAGGCATTCCCTTTGAAGAAAAATTAACGGTTATTAATTCTCGTTTATTAAAAATGGCGGTTACCCTGCTTTCTTTTATTGTATTAATATATTTAGTAGCCACATGGGGGATTAAAAAAAGCGTACTCACCCCGCTTAAAGTTTTATTACAATCCACTAAAGACTTAGAGAAAGGTAAGGATATTGGCAATACGCCACAACATGGATCCTCAGAACTAGTAGATTTACAGAAACACTTTTCACTTATGGCAAAAGCCCGATTAACTGCTGAGAAACACCTACAAGACAGTCAGGAATCGTTACAAGAAAGCAAAAGAAAGTTGTTAGAGCATATTGAGAACACACCACTTGGCTGCATCACATGGGATAAAGATTTCACATGCACTAACTGGAATAAATCAGCGGAAAGAATATTCGGGTATACACCAGAAGAAGCATTGGGCTTACATGGTTCAAATCTAGTGATGGGCTCTGAATTACGTGGAGAAATACAATCTATCCACCAACTACTACTGAATACAACTGGCAGCAGAAAAAATACCAATGAAAATATCACCAAAAACGAGAATACAATAATTTGTGAGTGGCACAATACTCCAATTATCGATAAAGATGGCTCAATTATCGGCGTCACTTCACTCGTCCAAGATGTGACTAAAAATAAACAACTTAAAAACGAGCTCACCTTAGCTGCAAGTGTATTTTCACAAGCCCAAGAAGGTATTATTATTACCAATATTAAAGGGATAATCATTGAAGTAAATGAAAGTTTTAGCAATATTACTGGTTACTCACGAGAAGAGATAATAGGCAAAAATCCAAATATTCTAAAATCTGGGCGGCAAGCGGCGGAGTTTTATCAAAACCTATGGCAGACAATAAACGATATAGGGCATTGGAGTGGAGAAGTTTGGAATAAACGTAAAAATGGCGAGGTGTACGCCCAGTATCTTAATATAAGCTCAGTACATGATGATTTAGGGCAGATTAAAAATTACGTTGCCATATTCTCAGATATATCTGAAATAAAAGACCATCAAAATCAATTAGAACATATGGCACATTATGATGTGTTAACCAATCTACCTAATCGCACACTGTTAACTGACCGGTTAAATCAAGCCTTGAGCCAAAGTAAACACAACAAAAATCAAGTGGCCATAATATTACTTGACTTGGACGGGTTTAAAGAAGTGAATGACACTCATGGACATAGTGTTGGAGACGAACTTTTAGTCATATTTGCTGCTCGTCTAAAAGACATATTACGTGATTGTGATACTTTAGCTAGATATGGCGGCGATGAATTTGTAGCAATATTAAGCAAATTAGACAATATTGAAGATTTACACCCTATCGTTGAGCGGATGTTAAAAGTTGCATCCGAGCAAATAACACTCGGTACTAAAGTGCTAAAAGTGTCTGCCAGTATTGGGATTACGATCTACCCATTTGATAAAACTAATGCCGATCAACTTATTCGACATGCAGACCAAGCTATGTATGTGGCAAAACAAAAAGGGAAAAACTGCTACCACCTTTTTGATATTGAAACAGAAGATGCAATCAAACAAAGACATACTATTTTACAAAACATCACGGATGCCTTAAACAAACGGCAGTTTGTTTTATATTACCAACCTAAAATTAACATGATAACTGGCGAAATCATTGGTGCCGAAGCATTGATCCGTTGGCAACACCCTAGTCGTGGACTTTTATCACCGGCTGAATTTTTACCCTTTATTGAAAACCATTATCTGACAATAGATATAGGCGAATGGGTAATAGAAGAATCTTTAAAACAATTAACAAAATGGCAGACGTTAGGTTTACGCTTGCCAATAAGCATTAATATTGACGCATTACAAATACAACAAAAAGATTTCGCAGAACGTCTACAACAACTACTTGCAACTTATGCCAATGTAGAGCCAGATTGTTTACAACTAGAAATACTCGAAACAAGTGAGTTAAGCAACGTAACGGATGTATCAGAAATGATGAATAGCTGCGTAAAATTAGGGGTGAGTTTTGCAATTGATGATTTTGGCACGGGTTACTCATCACTCACTTATCTAAGAAGACTCCCAGCCAAGCTCATCAAGATAGATCAAACATTTATCCGTGACATGTTGAACAATTCAGAAGATAAAGCAATAGTGATAGGGATCATTGCTTTAGCCAAATCATTTAATCGTACAGTCATAGCTGAAGGGGTAGAAACTCTTGCTCACGGTACTGAGTTAGTAGCTTTAGGCTGTGAATTAGCTCAAGGATACGGTATAGCCAAACCTATGTCAGCCAATGAAATCCCCGAATGGACAAACAAATGGGAGGAAAATATTGAATGGCAACAATTACGAAACAAAAGCACCTAA
- a CDS encoding cation diffusion facilitator family transporter, translating into MSECCGVDAQDKEQRTLLWTVLLLNAAMFFVEFIAGWLAQSSGLMADSLDMLADAMVYMVGLYAVGKAIQYKAKAALFNGSLQLFLAALILLDVVQRLIFGSEPQTQVMLWISLLALAVNLFCFVLLSRYRSGDINMRASWICSRNDMIANVGVMISAGLVMWLDSAIPDLVIAIIIALVIIQSSLKIVNESRAILKEQQKPKSSCCG; encoded by the coding sequence ATGAGTGAATGTTGCGGTGTAGATGCCCAAGACAAAGAACAACGTACCCTGTTATGGACAGTCTTATTGCTAAATGCTGCCATGTTTTTTGTGGAATTTATTGCCGGTTGGTTAGCACAATCCAGTGGTTTAATGGCCGATTCACTGGATATGTTGGCTGATGCCATGGTGTATATGGTGGGCTTATATGCAGTAGGAAAAGCCATTCAATACAAGGCAAAAGCGGCATTATTTAACGGTAGCTTACAATTATTCTTAGCTGCACTAATTTTACTGGATGTGGTTCAGCGCTTAATATTTGGCAGTGAACCACAAACCCAAGTGATGTTATGGATTTCACTATTAGCATTAGCCGTCAATTTATTCTGTTTTGTTTTACTGTCACGTTACCGCTCTGGCGACATAAATATGCGCGCCAGTTGGATTTGCTCACGTAACGATATGATCGCTAACGTTGGCGTTATGATATCGGCGGGTTTAGTTATGTGGCTAGACTCAGCCATCCCAGATCTAGTGATCGCAATCATCATCGCTTTGGTGATCATTCAATCGTCATTAAAAATAGTTAATGAGTCTAGGGCTATACTTAAAGAGCAACAAAAGCCTAAATCTTCTTGTTGTGGCTAA
- a CDS encoding Cd(II)/Pb(II)-responsive transcriptional regulator, translating into MQIKQLASVTGVSAKTIRYYEDIGLLPEAKRADNGYRYYQNKDIGSLNFIRRCKELRMPLADIKKLVVVQSDGNAPCAEVDSLISQQLEQIHIAQYELQQLEKHLHSLANCCANNKQIKDCEILHQLHAD; encoded by the coding sequence ATGCAAATCAAACAACTAGCCAGTGTCACTGGGGTGAGCGCTAAAACTATTCGTTACTATGAAGATATAGGTTTATTGCCTGAGGCAAAACGAGCAGACAATGGTTACCGTTATTATCAAAACAAAGATATTGGCTCATTAAACTTTATTCGCCGCTGTAAAGAATTACGTATGCCGCTGGCCGACATTAAAAAACTTGTAGTAGTACAAAGTGATGGCAACGCCCCTTGTGCTGAAGTAGATAGTTTAATTTCCCAACAACTTGAACAGATCCATATTGCGCAATACGAGTTGCAACAACTGGAAAAACATCTGCACAGCTTAGCGAACTGTTGTGCTAATAATAAGCAGATTAAAGATTGCGAAATTTTGCATCAGTTACACGCTGATTAG